The Candidatus Koribacter versatilis Ellin345 genome has a segment encoding these proteins:
- a CDS encoding DUF6496 domain-containing protein, with protein sequence MPEQETLERAQQDKEEGKAPSTQAGEFVKEEMDHIREGKHGARSTKQAIAIGLSKARRAGVPLKAPAKGKTSERTRKQAARDTRKGQSARPKKVSAKRSRATENALKREGRSAASHTALSRQAKSAAKKRSAASRSKAAKKAARTKGATGRRTAAKKAARTRSR encoded by the coding sequence ATGCCAGAGCAGGAAACCCTCGAACGCGCGCAGCAGGACAAAGAAGAAGGCAAGGCTCCCAGCACCCAGGCCGGCGAATTCGTGAAAGAAGAAATGGACCACATCCGTGAGGGCAAGCACGGCGCCCGCTCCACCAAGCAAGCCATCGCCATCGGCCTTTCGAAAGCACGCCGCGCCGGCGTCCCGTTGAAGGCACCAGCCAAAGGCAAGACTTCCGAGCGCACCCGCAAACAAGCCGCACGCGACACGCGAAAAGGCCAATCCGCACGACCGAAGAAGGTCTCAGCCAAACGTTCGCGCGCCACGGAAAACGCGTTGAAGCGCGAAGGCCGCTCCGCCGCATCGCACACCGCGCTCTCCAGGCAAGCCAAGTCCGCAGCCAAAAAGCGCAGCGCTGCATCGCGCAGCAAAGCCGCAAAAAAAGCCGCCCGTACCAAGGGCGCAACCGGCCGCCGTACCGCCGCAAAGAAGGCCGCGCGTACGCGTAGCCGGTAA
- a CDS encoding amidohydrolase family protein, with translation MKLLLSISALVCCSAMLSAQGKLSEDVQRYVKVNSARVVLEHVRVIDGTGKAPVEDQNVVIENGKITAIQLGADVKAGANETVLDLRGSTVFPGIVGMHDHMYYIARPNLAADGSSEPPLIVPQMTFTSPRLYLAAGVTTLRTTGSVEPYTDLNLRDLINKGELVGPHMDVTGPYLEGSGSPFMQMHPLKDAEDARKTVAFWADQGATSFKAYMNITRDELKAAIDEAHRRGLKITGHLCSVTYPEAADLGIDDLEHGFWVNTQLDPDKAPDVCSKAAGGPTLEKMDPNGAEAKALIEKLVSKHVAITSTLPVFENIVPGRPALSKRNMDILSPPSKEAYLFARNRRYATSKGNEAQLFRRDMDLEVAFVRAGGLLLAGPDPTGNGGTYPGFSDQREIELLVEAGFAPVEAIKIATFNGALYMGKQESIGSLGAGKNADLVVVKGNPAQKIDDIENVEIVFKDGVGYDSAKLIESVRGRYGQY, from the coding sequence ATGAAGCTGTTGCTTTCAATATCCGCACTCGTTTGCTGCAGCGCGATGCTCTCCGCGCAGGGGAAACTCAGCGAAGATGTGCAGCGTTATGTGAAGGTGAATTCCGCGCGCGTGGTGCTGGAACATGTTCGCGTGATCGACGGTACCGGCAAAGCGCCTGTCGAGGACCAGAACGTCGTGATCGAGAACGGCAAGATCACCGCGATTCAACTTGGTGCAGACGTGAAGGCCGGCGCAAACGAAACCGTGCTCGATCTTCGCGGTTCCACGGTTTTTCCGGGGATCGTCGGGATGCACGACCATATGTACTACATCGCGCGACCGAACTTGGCTGCCGACGGCAGCTCCGAGCCGCCGTTGATCGTGCCGCAGATGACGTTCACTTCGCCCAGGCTTTATCTGGCGGCGGGGGTGACCACGCTGCGTACGACCGGCAGCGTTGAGCCGTACACCGATCTCAACCTCCGCGACCTGATCAACAAAGGCGAACTGGTTGGTCCGCACATGGACGTTACCGGCCCCTACCTCGAAGGGTCGGGCAGTCCGTTCATGCAGATGCATCCGCTGAAGGACGCGGAGGATGCGCGGAAGACGGTTGCGTTTTGGGCGGACCAGGGCGCGACGTCATTCAAGGCTTATATGAACATCACTCGCGATGAGCTGAAAGCGGCTATTGATGAGGCGCATCGCCGCGGGTTGAAGATTACCGGTCATCTTTGCTCAGTCACCTATCCGGAAGCCGCCGACTTGGGCATAGACGACCTTGAACATGGCTTCTGGGTGAACACTCAACTGGACCCTGACAAAGCGCCGGATGTGTGCTCCAAGGCGGCAGGCGGACCGACGCTCGAGAAGATGGATCCAAACGGTGCTGAGGCCAAGGCACTCATTGAGAAGCTCGTCAGCAAGCACGTGGCAATTACCTCTACGCTGCCGGTGTTTGAAAATATCGTGCCGGGGCGTCCGGCGCTTTCGAAGCGCAACATGGACATCCTCTCGCCGCCCTCCAAAGAAGCCTATCTGTTTGCGCGCAACCGTCGCTACGCCACGTCCAAAGGGAATGAAGCGCAACTGTTTCGTCGCGACATGGATTTAGAAGTGGCTTTTGTCCGCGCTGGCGGGTTGCTGCTCGCCGGGCCCGATCCCACCGGTAACGGGGGAACGTACCCAGGCTTCAGCGATCAGCGTGAAATCGAGTTACTCGTGGAAGCTGGCTTTGCGCCAGTAGAAGCGATCAAAATCGCGACCTTTAACGGTGCTCTCTATATGGGCAAGCAGGAGAGCATCGGTTCACTTGGCGCAGGCAAGAACGCCGATCTCGTGGTGGTGAAGGGAAATCCGGCACAGAAGATTGATGACATCGAAAACGTTGAGATCGTCTTCAAGGATGGGGTGGGTTACGACTCTGCGAAGCTGATCGAATCAGTGCGCGGACGTTACGGACAATACTGA